The genomic interval TTCCCCTATCTCAGAACCGCAGGCTCACAGTCTCCCCGACTGAGACTAACGCCGTCGTTGCCTTCGAGAACGAGATAGTGGGTGAGAGAATCCCCGTCAAGGTCTCTGTCGTCGGACAGCCCCAGGAGGGGCTGCAGGTGGAGTCGATAAAGGTGATCCCGGACAGTGTCTCCATCCGCGGCAGAAGCACCGCGGTCAAAAAGATGCAGTCGTTGGTGCTGCCGCCGGTAGATATATCGGGGCTGGATCAGAACATCCAGCTCATGATACCGATGCAGCCGGCGGAGATCGACCCCGATGTTGAAATAACCGGTACTGACCGCGCGCGGGTCGAGATCCGCCTCTCAAAGAAGATGGGCGTTAAGACCTTTACGAACGTTCCTCTCATCGTTGAGGGAGCCGAGCCCGGCAAAGAATGGAAGGTCTCCCCGCACAGCGTCAGCGTAACGATCGAGGGGCCGCAGATCGCGATAGATACGCTTGGCGGTTCTTCCGTCGCTCCCTGCGAGCTCTACATAGACGTCTCAAATATAGTCTCGAAGCAGATGGAGCTGCCGGTGCTCGTAAAGAACCTTAAGAAGGATTTTCAGGTGGTGCAGATAGAGCCGGAACAGATACTGGTGACGGCCGTAGACGAACAATAGTGATCCGCCGGCTGCCGTAGCGGCATACGCGCCGTGGCATGTGCCGTACGCGGTTTTCGATATGCCGGTACGCGGTGGGGATACGCTCCCTAATCATGAGACAGGCGCAGATAGGTTGCATGTTGATGGATAGACCTGATATATCCCAGCGGAAGCCTTAGATTTTTCGCCCGCTTTCTAGTGTAAAGCCGGAGATTTTGGTTCTTAATTTGCTGCCAGCATAATGGACTGCTGGTTTTCCCAAATCTTCGCGGATCGAAGGATTATAAGTTTTTTATTTCACATATAAGTTTCATATAACTTTTAGAGGGGAGTTTTTACACAAGATGCCAGAGGGGGAAAAAAGACAATTTTTCGGAACAGACGGCGTCCGAGATATTGCGAACAGCGGCATGATGCGGCCTGAGCCGGCGATGAGGCTGGGAGCCGCCTACGCGCTCTTTTTGAAGGGGCAGGGTGTGGAACATCCCGTCATCGCGGTGGGCCGCGATACGCGCCGTTCCGGCGAGATGCTGCAGTCGGCCCTCATGTCGGGGATCGCCTCGGCGGGCGGCAGCGCCGCCGATTTAGGCGTTATACCGACACCGGGAGTCAGCAGCGTAGCCGCCCGCAATAAATTTGACGGCGGCGCGGTTATCAGCGCTTCGCACAATCCCGCCGAATACAACGGTATAAAATTCCTCGACAAAGATGGTTTCAAACTCACCGACGATGACGAGGCCGATATCGAAGAGCTCTTCCTCAATGAAAAACACCTTCGCTTTGCCGCGCCCGCGGAGATCGGCGGCGTCAGCAACGGTTCCGAGTACCGTGAGCAATACGCGGGGCTTCTGAAAGAGGTCATCAAGGAGATAGAAGATACCTCTTATCCGATCGTGATCGACGCGGCGAACGGGGCGGCCTCGGCTTTCGTCGAGCCGCTCTTCTCCGGCTGGCGCGGCGGCGTGACCTTCATCGGCAACAACCCGGACGGCGTCAACATCAACAGGGAGGTCGGCGTAACCCATATCGGTACGCTCGCCTCCGAGGTTACAAAGCGCGGAGCCTCGCTCGGCATCGCCTATGACGGAGACACAGACCGTGTGCTGCTCTGTGACAGCCGCGGGCGTACCCTTGACGGAGATATCATGCTCTGGGTCATCGGCCGCTGGCTGGCGAAGCGCGGCATGCTCGGTACGGGGGTGACGGCGACGGTGATGTCCAACATGGTGCTTGAAGACCTCCTTGCGGAGGAGGGAATCAAGGTATTCCGCTGTCCCGTCGGTGACCGCTACGTCTTGGATACGATGAGGCGTGAGGGCGGACGCATCGGCGGCGAGCAGTCAGGCCACATTATCGCTCTGGAATATGCCAACACGGGAGACGGGCTATGCTCCGGTATCCTCTTCCTCAAGGCCGTTACGGAGCTTGGAGAGGATATCTCCACACTGGCCGACCGTTTCGAGCGCTACCCGCAGGTGCTCCGCAATATGAAGGTCGATGATAAAGATAGGATAATGAACAGCTCCGAGGTGGCCGCCGCCGCCGCCGAGGCGGAAAGGCTTCTCGCCGGCAGGGGGCGGATGCTGCTGCGTCCCTCCGGCACAGAACCATTGATAAGAATAT from Cloacibacillus sp. carries:
- a CDS encoding phosphoglucosamine mutase gives rise to the protein MPEGEKRQFFGTDGVRDIANSGMMRPEPAMRLGAAYALFLKGQGVEHPVIAVGRDTRRSGEMLQSALMSGIASAGGSAADLGVIPTPGVSSVAARNKFDGGAVISASHNPAEYNGIKFLDKDGFKLTDDDEADIEELFLNEKHLRFAAPAEIGGVSNGSEYREQYAGLLKEVIKEIEDTSYPIVIDAANGAASAFVEPLFSGWRGGVTFIGNNPDGVNINREVGVTHIGTLASEVTKRGASLGIAYDGDTDRVLLCDSRGRTLDGDIMLWVIGRWLAKRGMLGTGVTATVMSNMVLEDLLAEEGIKVFRCPVGDRYVLDTMRREGGRIGGEQSGHIIALEYANTGDGLCSGILFLKAVTELGEDISTLADRFERYPQVLRNMKVDDKDRIMNSSEVAAAAAEAERLLAGRGRMLLRPSGTEPLIRIFAESRDAGLMNSAADIMETAIKKAVASHG